The Halobellus sp. MBLA0158 genome has a window encoding:
- a CDS encoding ABC transporter ATP-binding protein — translation MPSTNGDAAIEATDLRKVYGSAVALDGVSLSIPPGTVYGFLGPNGAGKTTTMRILTGLTQPTDGSVRVVGVDVGDRRALAPRVGYLPETPPLYEEFSAREQLDYVADLRDIPPSVADERIERYLDQFDLTDDADKRIEAYSKGMKQKTAFVQAVLHDPDVLFLDEPTSGLDPRAARRIRESIAGFADDGTTVFLSTHILSVVEAVADEVGVLLDGRLVAEGTPEELQSRAETGESGSLEDAFLAVTSDGAADVDAASASAESPTAEPR, via the coding sequence ATGCCCTCCACGAACGGCGACGCGGCGATCGAGGCGACCGACCTGCGGAAGGTCTACGGGTCGGCCGTCGCGCTCGACGGCGTCTCGCTGTCGATCCCGCCCGGGACGGTGTACGGCTTCCTCGGCCCCAACGGCGCCGGCAAGACCACGACGATGCGGATCCTCACGGGACTGACTCAGCCGACAGACGGGTCAGTCCGCGTCGTCGGCGTCGACGTCGGCGACCGCCGCGCGCTCGCCCCTCGCGTGGGCTACCTCCCGGAGACGCCGCCGCTCTACGAGGAGTTCAGCGCGCGCGAGCAGCTCGACTACGTGGCCGACCTCCGCGACATCCCCCCGTCGGTCGCCGACGAGCGGATCGAGCGCTACCTCGACCAGTTCGACCTGACCGACGACGCCGACAAGCGCATCGAGGCGTACTCCAAGGGGATGAAACAGAAGACCGCGTTCGTGCAGGCGGTCCTCCACGACCCCGACGTCCTCTTCCTCGACGAACCGACCTCGGGGCTCGATCCCCGGGCCGCGCGGCGGATCCGCGAGTCGATCGCGGGCTTCGCCGACGACGGGACGACGGTCTTCCTCTCGACGCACATCCTCTCTGTCGTCGAGGCGGTCGCCGACGAGGTGGGCGTGCTGCTCGACGGCCGCCTCGTCGCCGAGGGCACGCCCGAGGAACTCCAGTCGCGCGCCGAGACCGGCGAGTCGGGATCGCTGGAGGACGCCTTCCTCGCGGTCACGAGCGACGGCGCCGCAGACGTCGACGCGGCGTCCGCGTCCGCGGAGAGTCCGACGGCCGAGCCGCGATGA